From one Geoalkalibacter halelectricus genomic stretch:
- a CDS encoding formylmethanofuran dehydrogenase subunit E family protein, producing MSVLAPAQLFDAIRRQHGHYCPMSTLGGRMGFAARRHLGAAPLRAICLVRSCAVDGIAVATGCREGDGSLRVSEQGRHALLVGPVTGGPALCVALSAAAVDLAWQYRRLDEALERERPRLAAPELEQRLAQKARFLDELLVRLRTLPEAELLEIYPIDDTCLRESHA from the coding sequence ATGTCGGTACTTGCACCCGCCCAACTCTTCGATGCCATTCGCCGGCAGCACGGCCATTACTGCCCCATGAGCACCCTGGGGGGACGCATGGGGTTTGCCGCGCGCCGGCATCTGGGCGCCGCACCCCTGCGCGCAATTTGTCTGGTGCGTAGTTGCGCCGTGGATGGAATTGCCGTGGCGACCGGCTGCCGGGAGGGGGATGGCAGCCTCAGGGTCAGTGAGCAGGGCCGTCATGCACTGCTGGTCGGTCCCGTCACGGGCGGGCCGGCGCTGTGCGTGGCCCTGAGCGCGGCCGCCGTTGATCTGGCCTGGCAATACCGCCGCCTGGACGAAGCTCTTGAGCGCGAGCGGCCCCGCCTCGCCGCCCCGGAATTGGAGCAGCGACTGGCGCAAAAGGCGCGCTTTCTCGACGAACTGCTGGTGCGGCTGCGCACCCTGCCGGAGGCCGAACTGCTCGAAATATATCCCATCGACGACACCTGCCTGAGAGAGAGCCATGCCTGA
- the thiE gene encoding thiamine phosphate synthase, with protein sequence MSGRALDFSLYLITDRHALPPGRSLEDAVRAACQGGVNAVQLREKDLSARALYPLACRLRELTAHWGARLFVNDRIDLALAVEADGVHLGGHSLPIAVARQLLGPERLIGVSTHHRDEIAAAAQAGADFVTFGPVFPTPSKAVFGPPQGLDALRDACRDAPLPVFALGGITAATTPQVLASGAQGVALIRAVLAAADPTCAARRFARQ encoded by the coding sequence ATGTCCGGCCGTGCCCTGGATTTTTCTCTTTATCTGATCACCGATCGCCACGCCCTGCCGCCCGGGCGCAGCCTCGAAGATGCGGTGCGCGCCGCCTGCCAGGGCGGGGTGAATGCCGTGCAACTGCGCGAAAAGGATCTTTCGGCCCGTGCCCTCTATCCCCTGGCCTGCCGCCTGCGCGAGTTGACCGCGCACTGGGGCGCGCGCCTGTTCGTCAACGACCGCATCGACCTGGCCCTGGCGGTGGAAGCCGACGGAGTGCATCTCGGCGGTCACTCCCTGCCGATTGCCGTGGCGCGACAGTTGCTCGGTCCCGAGCGGCTCATCGGCGTCTCTACCCACCATCGCGATGAAATCGCGGCCGCCGCCCAGGCCGGGGCCGACTTCGTCACCTTCGGCCCGGTGTTTCCCACTCCATCCAAAGCCGTTTTTGGCCCCCCGCAGGGTCTCGACGCCTTGCGCGACGCCTGCCGCGACGCGCCCCTGCCTGTTTTCGCCCTCGGCGGCATCACCGCCGCGACAACCCCCCAGGTTCTGGCCTCGGGCGCCCAGGGCGTCGCCCTGATTCGAGCCGTTCTCGCCGCTGCGGACCCGACTTGCGCCGCGCGGCGTTTTGCGCGACAATAA
- a CDS encoding permease: MPETVLQQMWLVIYDEVTRMWWFFLLACLLVGIIKGYKLDLHIRNLVNRAGAWGIFLAVLVGMVSPLCACGILPIAISLAMMGTPLPPLLALLATSPTMGPDALLLTYRGLGPEWAVLKVVGSGFLGLAAGFVAQALVRQGYLAGDLLKLKPVYREDGTLAPAAEIGRAHGIAVKSMSITPRHSRLRFILDRTLDAALFTGKYLLLAILLKALIVALVPISWILVLVGQPNFLSLINAALIGLPLPTNQIPIIPILAGLLDRGIDQGAALTLFMAGPVTSLPALIALWGMFHGRVVAVFLALGLGGSVFLGMLYQVFF, from the coding sequence ATGCCTGAGACGGTCCTGCAGCAGATGTGGCTGGTCATCTACGACGAAGTCACCCGCATGTGGTGGTTCTTCCTCCTGGCGTGCCTGCTGGTGGGAATCATCAAGGGCTACAAGCTCGATCTGCACATCCGCAACCTGGTCAATCGGGCCGGCGCCTGGGGCATTTTCCTCGCGGTGCTGGTCGGCATGGTCTCGCCCCTGTGCGCCTGCGGCATCTTGCCCATCGCCATTTCCCTGGCCATGATGGGCACGCCGTTGCCACCCCTGCTCGCGTTGCTTGCCACCTCGCCGACCATGGGCCCCGATGCCCTGCTGCTGACCTACCGTGGATTGGGGCCGGAATGGGCGGTGCTCAAAGTCGTCGGCTCGGGCTTTCTCGGCCTCGCCGCCGGGTTCGTCGCCCAGGCCCTGGTGCGCCAGGGCTATCTGGCCGGCGACCTGCTCAAGCTCAAACCCGTCTACCGCGAGGACGGCACCCTGGCCCCCGCGGCCGAAATCGGGCGCGCCCACGGCATCGCCGTCAAAAGCATGAGCATCACCCCGCGCCACAGCCGCTTGCGGTTCATCCTCGACCGCACCCTGGATGCCGCCTTGTTTACCGGCAAATACCTGCTGCTGGCGATTCTACTCAAGGCGCTTATCGTGGCGCTGGTTCCCATCTCCTGGATTCTGGTGCTGGTCGGACAGCCCAACTTTCTCTCCCTGATCAACGCCGCGCTCATCGGGCTGCCCCTGCCCACCAACCAGATTCCCATCATCCCCATCCTCGCCGGGCTGCTCGATCGCGGCATCGACCAGGGCGCCGCCCTGACCCTGTTCATGGCCGGACCGGTCACCAGCTTGCCCGCCCTGATCGCCCTCTGGGGCATGTTTCATGGGCGCGTCGTGGCGGTTTTCCTCGCCCTGGGCCTGGGCGGCTCGGTGTTTCTGGGGATGCTTTACCAGGTGTTTTTCTGA
- the thiF gene encoding sulfur carrier protein ThiS adenylyltransferase ThiF, translating to MNIRINENLTELPAATTLFAVRERYKPDADVLIVNGFPAGDDQPLQDGDRVVLIRRGERPSAAELETLMAARHTPGVHERVKQACVGIAGAGGLGSAVAVALARIGIGRLILADFDVVEPSNLNRQQFFVDQIGQPKVEALRDNLARINPYVSVDVFDGRLTPDNLAAVFTDAQILVEAFDAAAQKAMLVETFRRHFPDRPLVAASGLAGYQPSNTIMTRWISPQLVLVGDGRSAARPGEGLMAPRVGIAAHHQANAVLRLILGETPE from the coding sequence ATGAACATCCGCATCAATGAAAATCTCACCGAGCTGCCCGCCGCAACCACCTTGTTCGCGGTCCGCGAACGCTACAAGCCAGACGCCGATGTTCTAATCGTCAACGGCTTTCCCGCCGGCGACGACCAACCGCTGCAAGACGGCGACCGTGTGGTACTGATTCGGCGCGGCGAGCGGCCCTCGGCCGCGGAACTCGAAACCCTGATGGCCGCGCGCCACACCCCGGGCGTGCATGAGCGCGTCAAGCAGGCGTGCGTCGGCATCGCCGGGGCCGGAGGGCTTGGCTCGGCGGTGGCGGTGGCCCTGGCGCGCATCGGCATCGGGCGTCTGATTCTGGCCGATTTCGATGTGGTCGAGCCCTCCAATCTCAACCGTCAGCAATTTTTCGTCGACCAGATCGGCCAGCCCAAGGTCGAGGCCCTGCGCGATAATCTGGCGCGCATCAATCCCTATGTGAGTGTCGATGTCTTCGACGGACGCCTGACGCCGGACAACCTCGCCGCGGTTTTCACCGACGCGCAGATTCTGGTCGAGGCCTTCGACGCCGCGGCGCAGAAAGCCATGCTGGTGGAGACCTTTCGCCGCCACTTTCCCGACCGCCCCCTGGTGGCCGCTTCGGGGCTGGCGGGTTATCAACCGTCCAACACCATCATGACCCGCTGGATCAGTCCGCAGTTGGTTCTGGTCGGTGACGGCCGCAGCGCCGCGCGCCCCGGCGAGGGACTGATGGCGCCGCGTGTCGGTATCGCCGCCCACCACCAGGCCAACGCGGTATTGCGCCTGATCCTGGGAGAAACGCCCGAATAA
- a CDS encoding SLC13 family permease → MLEIVLVLTVLVGAVALFVSEKFPVDLVAFMVLGTLLALGLITPEEGISGFSNPATVTVAAMFILSAGLQKTGAVGTIGFLLTRFGKNHFTALIVIMTGVGIMSAFINNTAAVAVFLPIVMALAAKRKIAASKFLIPLSYASQFGGVCTLIGTSTNLLVSAISEQAGFGAFSMFEFSRLGLIMFATGFAYFLLVGRWLLPERQSQELTAAYELGEYIAEMRVMEGSSLIGKTAMESNLGTEHDVTILRLLDEDRRVWAPYRQRMREGSVLLVRGKLQELMELKKSAHLELNAEFELADKALQDEEMKLVQVLVPPHSRLIGRTLKDTYFRHRYNALVLAIQRRGAPLREKLNSVRLQVGDALLIMAAQKDIDQLRADDDFIVFAEVPEPSLRSHRVPFAIGIVALVVGLAAFNVMPILVSAILGCIAMVLTRCLTLEEAQQSVDWTVIFLLGGILPLGIAMEKTGTAQWLAENALGLVGGLGPIGALAIFYLLTALLTESMSNNASAVLMAPIAIATAISLGIDAKPLLMAVTFAASTSFITPVGYQTNAMVYGLGGYKYTDYVKVGAPLNLIFWVLAVIFIPIFWPF, encoded by the coding sequence ATGCTTGAAATTGTCTTGGTGCTCACGGTTCTGGTGGGCGCCGTCGCCCTCTTCGTCAGCGAAAAATTTCCGGTCGACCTGGTTGCCTTCATGGTTCTCGGCACCCTGCTGGCCCTGGGCCTGATCACGCCGGAAGAGGGCATTTCCGGCTTCAGCAATCCCGCCACGGTGACCGTGGCCGCCATGTTCATCCTCAGCGCCGGCCTGCAAAAAACCGGGGCAGTCGGTACCATCGGCTTTCTTCTGACCCGTTTCGGGAAAAACCACTTCACCGCCCTGATCGTCATCATGACCGGCGTCGGCATCATGTCGGCCTTCATCAACAACACCGCGGCGGTGGCGGTATTTTTGCCCATCGTCATGGCCCTGGCGGCCAAGCGCAAGATCGCTGCGTCGAAATTTCTCATCCCGCTCTCCTACGCCTCGCAGTTCGGCGGGGTTTGCACCCTCATCGGCACCTCCACCAACCTCCTGGTTTCAGCGATTTCGGAACAGGCCGGCTTCGGCGCCTTCTCCATGTTCGAATTCAGCCGGCTGGGCCTGATCATGTTCGCCACGGGTTTCGCCTATTTTCTCCTGGTCGGGCGCTGGCTGCTGCCCGAGCGCCAATCCCAGGAACTCACGGCAGCCTATGAATTGGGTGAATACATCGCCGAGATGCGCGTGATGGAGGGCTCCTCGCTCATCGGCAAAACGGCCATGGAAAGCAATCTGGGCACCGAGCACGACGTGACCATCCTGCGCCTGCTCGACGAGGACCGGCGCGTCTGGGCGCCTTACCGCCAACGCATGCGCGAGGGTAGCGTCTTGCTGGTGCGCGGCAAATTGCAGGAACTGATGGAGCTGAAAAAAAGTGCACATCTGGAACTCAACGCCGAATTCGAGTTGGCCGACAAGGCCCTGCAGGATGAGGAAATGAAGCTGGTGCAGGTCCTGGTGCCCCCCCATTCGCGCCTGATCGGACGCACCCTCAAGGACACCTACTTTCGCCATCGCTACAACGCCCTGGTGCTGGCCATCCAAAGACGCGGCGCGCCCCTGCGCGAAAAGCTCAACAGCGTGCGCCTGCAAGTCGGCGACGCGCTGCTGATCATGGCGGCGCAGAAAGACATCGATCAGTTGCGCGCTGACGACGATTTCATCGTGTTTGCCGAAGTCCCCGAGCCTTCCCTGCGCAGCCACCGCGTTCCCTTCGCCATCGGCATCGTCGCCCTGGTGGTGGGCCTGGCGGCCTTTAATGTCATGCCGATTCTGGTCAGCGCCATTCTCGGCTGCATCGCCATGGTTCTGACCCGCTGCCTGACCTTGGAGGAGGCGCAACAATCCGTCGATTGGACCGTCATCTTTCTCCTTGGCGGCATCCTGCCCCTGGGCATCGCCATGGAGAAAACCGGCACCGCCCAATGGCTGGCCGAAAACGCCCTGGGCCTGGTGGGCGGGCTGGGACCGATCGGGGCCTTGGCCATCTTCTACCTGCTCACCGCCCTGTTGACCGAATCCATGAGCAACAATGCCTCGGCGGTCCTGATGGCGCCCATCGCCATCGCCACGGCGATAAGCCTGGGCATCGACGCCAAGCCGCTGCTCATGGCGGTCACCTTTGCCGCGTCGACCAGTTTCATTACGCCGGTGGGCTATCAGACCAACGCCATGGTCTACGGCCTCGGCGGCTACAAATACACCGACTACGTCAAGGTCGGCGCCCCCCTGAACCTGATCTTCTGGGTTCTGGCGGTGATTTTCATTCCGATTTTCTGGCCCTTTTAA
- a CDS encoding thiazole synthase gives MDDLIIAGRRFHSRLLVGTGKFSSNAAMVEAMEGSGCEVVTVALRRVDIDNPGDSMLAHIDRDKYLLLPNTSGARDAEEAVRLARLARAAGCEPWVKLEVTPDPYYLLPDPVETLKAAQILVKEGFVVLPYINADPVLAKHLQEAGTATVMPLGAPIGTNRGLRTRDQIAIIIEQAVVPVVVDAGLGAPSHAAEAMELGADAVLVNTALAVARDPGAMGRAFKKGVEAGREAFLAGLGEQREKAEASSPLTGFLRDA, from the coding sequence ATGGACGATCTGATCATTGCCGGACGACGCTTTCATTCGCGCCTGCTGGTCGGCACCGGCAAGTTCTCCTCCAACGCAGCCATGGTCGAGGCCATGGAAGGCTCGGGTTGCGAAGTGGTGACCGTGGCCCTGCGCCGCGTCGACATCGACAACCCCGGCGACAGCATGCTCGCCCATATCGACCGCGACAAATACCTGCTGCTGCCCAACACCAGCGGGGCCCGGGACGCCGAGGAAGCCGTGCGCCTGGCACGCCTGGCCCGAGCGGCGGGTTGCGAGCCCTGGGTGAAGCTCGAGGTGACCCCCGACCCCTACTATCTGCTTCCGGACCCCGTCGAAACCCTCAAGGCCGCCCAGATCCTGGTCAAGGAGGGCTTTGTCGTGCTGCCCTACATCAACGCCGATCCGGTGCTGGCCAAGCACCTTCAGGAAGCCGGCACCGCCACGGTCATGCCCCTGGGCGCGCCCATCGGCACCAACCGCGGCCTGCGCACCCGCGACCAGATCGCCATCATCATCGAGCAGGCGGTGGTGCCGGTGGTGGTCGATGCCGGTCTCGGCGCCCCGTCCCACGCGGCCGAGGCCATGGAACTGGGCGCCGACGCGGTGCTGGTCAATACCGCCCTGGCCGTGGCCCGCGACCCCGGCGCCATGGGCAGGGCCTTTAAAAAAGGCGTGGAAGCCGGCCGCGAAGCCTTCCTCGCCGGACTTGGCGAGCAGCGCGAAAAAGCCGAGGCTTCCAGTCCTTTGACGGGATTTTTGCGGGACGCATAA
- a CDS encoding AAA family ATPase, with product MHRKLRNIFYEVRDPVLGWDDIGGYADVKETLREMVCLPLKKPELIRRHNLGLPSGVMLWGPLGTGITMLAEACAKDAGVSFVYISGQEMLGKGEELVEAFDCAIHEAPCVLFISDCEWLAPRAGCDYEWGPGNFRAIPPTFADKELTRLFIEQIDRINAVEGVMLLGSCYRIDTVDQAVIKEKKRFNRKVFVHPPNAQDRLGMLEIYLRAMPNLAADIDPRSLAEAAEGYVGWDIESLCKRATVNAIKEDATTVTRAHFEKALKEIRQFLTPDMTAKYFQIREMDCPHHYEF from the coding sequence ATGCATCGAAAATTGCGCAACATCTTCTACGAGGTACGTGACCCCGTGCTGGGCTGGGACGATATCGGCGGTTACGCCGACGTCAAGGAAACCCTGCGCGAGATGGTGTGCCTGCCGCTCAAAAAGCCCGAACTGATTCGCCGGCATAATCTCGGCTTGCCCAGCGGGGTGATGCTCTGGGGACCCCTGGGCACCGGCATCACCATGCTCGCCGAGGCCTGCGCCAAGGATGCGGGCGTGTCCTTCGTCTATATCTCCGGGCAGGAAATGCTCGGCAAGGGCGAGGAGTTGGTGGAGGCCTTCGACTGCGCCATCCACGAGGCGCCCTGCGTGCTGTTCATCTCGGATTGCGAATGGCTGGCGCCGCGCGCCGGCTGCGATTACGAATGGGGGCCGGGGAATTTTCGCGCCATCCCGCCGACCTTCGCCGACAAGGAACTCACCCGGCTGTTCATCGAGCAGATCGATCGCATCAATGCCGTCGAGGGCGTGATGCTGCTGGGCTCCTGCTATCGCATCGATACCGTGGATCAGGCCGTCATCAAGGAGAAAAAACGCTTCAACCGCAAGGTCTTCGTGCACCCTCCCAACGCCCAGGATCGCCTCGGCATGCTCGAGATCTACCTCAGGGCCATGCCCAACCTGGCCGCCGATATCGATCCGCGTTCCCTCGCCGAAGCCGCGGAAGGCTATGTGGGGTGGGACATCGAAAGTCTGTGCAAGCGTGCCACGGTCAATGCCATCAAGGAGGACGCGACGACGGTGACGCGTGCTCATTTCGAGAAGGCCCTCAAGGAAATCCGCCAGTTCCTCACCCCCGACATGACGGCCAAGTACTTTCAGATCCGGGAAATGGACTGCCCGCACCATTACGAATTCTAG
- the thiS gene encoding sulfur carrier protein ThiS, with product MNVTINGESRDLPGPMSVADYLNSLGLDIEHVAVEHNRAIVPRADFTAVRIAEGDHLEIIRFVGGG from the coding sequence ATGAACGTAACGATCAACGGTGAATCACGCGACCTGCCAGGCCCCATGAGCGTCGCGGATTACCTGAACAGCCTCGGGCTCGACATCGAGCATGTTGCCGTCGAGCACAACCGCGCGATTGTGCCGCGCGCCGATTTCACCGCGGTGCGGATCGCCGAGGGCGACCACCTGGAGATCATCCGCTTCGTCGGTGGCGGCTAA
- a CDS encoding peroxiredoxin, whose protein sequence is MATLEGKPAPPFSLAGSDGKTHSLTDYQGRTLVVYFYPRDNTPGCTKEACAFRDLHAQVRDLDAQVLGVSRDSLASHDKFIGKFGLPFVLLSDPDAEMMQAYGAFGEKTMYGKKVTGVIRSTVVIGPDGRVLKHWPKVAKAETHPEQVLDFLRQAAQG, encoded by the coding sequence ATGGCGACTCTTGAAGGAAAACCCGCGCCGCCCTTTTCATTGGCCGGCAGCGACGGAAAAACCCACTCTTTGACTGATTACCAGGGACGCACCCTAGTCGTCTATTTCTACCCGCGCGACAACACCCCGGGCTGCACCAAGGAGGCCTGCGCCTTTCGCGACCTGCACGCGCAGGTGCGGGATCTCGATGCCCAGGTGCTCGGCGTCAGCCGTGACAGCCTCGCTTCCCACGATAAATTCATCGGCAAATTCGGCCTGCCCTTCGTCCTGCTCTCCGATCCCGACGCCGAAATGATGCAGGCCTATGGCGCCTTTGGCGAGAAAACCATGTACGGCAAAAAAGTCACGGGCGTCATCCGCTCCACGGTGGTCATCGGCCCAGATGGCCGGGTACTCAAGCACTGGCCCAAGGTCGCCAAGGCGGAAACGCATCCCGAGCAGGTACTCGATTTTCTGCGCCAGGCCGCGCAAGGTTGA
- the thiH gene encoding 2-iminoacetate synthase ThiH — translation MSFFDLLQHYERPRVEAQINAKTAADVERALAGERLHAEDLPALLSPAAEPFLEAMAQKAHRLTVQRFGRNILLYAPLYLSNECVNGCLYCGFSANNQVPRRTLSLDEIETEARVLHDQGFRHILLVTGESPKTLGNDFLAAAARRIRHLFSSIAIEVYPMETAGYQEMVAAGIDGLTIYQETYDPELYQRMHTFGKKRDFAFRLATPERGGAAGLRRIGIGSLLGLGDFRFEGFCTGLHALYLSRHFWRTQLTVSFPRIRPADGGFQPLHPVSDRHFVQLICALRLLLPDVGLVLSTRESAQLRDNLLPLGITQMSAGSCTAPGGYADKDHSTRQFAIDDDRSPAEVCRLIRARGYEAVWKDWDAAFLERAAGQ, via the coding sequence ATGAGTTTTTTTGACCTTCTCCAGCACTATGAGCGCCCACGCGTCGAGGCGCAGATCAACGCCAAAACCGCCGCCGATGTGGAGCGCGCCCTGGCCGGCGAACGCCTGCACGCGGAAGATCTGCCGGCCCTGCTCTCACCGGCCGCCGAGCCCTTTCTCGAAGCCATGGCGCAAAAGGCTCATCGCCTCACCGTGCAGCGTTTCGGCCGCAACATCCTGCTCTATGCGCCGCTCTACCTTTCCAACGAATGCGTCAACGGCTGCCTGTACTGCGGCTTTAGCGCCAACAATCAGGTGCCGCGCCGCACCCTGAGCCTCGATGAGATCGAAACCGAGGCGCGGGTGCTCCACGACCAGGGCTTTCGCCACATCCTGCTGGTCACCGGCGAGTCGCCCAAAACCCTGGGCAACGATTTTCTCGCCGCCGCCGCGCGCCGCATCCGCCATCTGTTCAGCTCCATCGCCATCGAGGTCTATCCCATGGAGACCGCGGGCTACCAGGAGATGGTCGCCGCCGGCATCGACGGGTTGACCATCTACCAGGAAACCTACGATCCCGAGCTCTACCAGCGCATGCACACCTTCGGCAAGAAGCGCGACTTCGCCTTTCGCCTCGCCACCCCCGAGCGCGGCGGTGCCGCCGGACTGCGACGCATCGGGATCGGCTCGCTGCTGGGGCTGGGAGATTTTCGCTTCGAGGGCTTCTGCACCGGCCTGCACGCCCTGTATTTGAGCCGCCACTTCTGGCGCACTCAACTGACCGTCTCCTTTCCCCGCATCCGTCCCGCCGACGGCGGCTTTCAGCCCCTGCACCCGGTCTCCGACCGTCATTTCGTGCAGCTGATCTGCGCCCTGCGCCTGCTGCTGCCCGACGTGGGGCTGGTCCTCTCGACCCGGGAGAGCGCGCAGTTGCGCGACAACCTTTTGCCGCTCGGCATCACGCAGATGAGCGCGGGCTCATGCACCGCCCCCGGCGGCTATGCCGACAAGGATCACAGCACCCGTCAGTTCGCGATCGATGACGATCGCAGCCCCGCTGAAGTCTGCCGCCTGATTCGCGCGCGCGGATACGAGGCGGTGTGGAAGGACTGGGACGCGGCCTTTCTGGAGCGGGCCGCGGGTCAGTAA